From the Niveibacterium microcysteis genome, the window TTGGGCGACCAAAAATAGGCAGAAGACGTACTTCGCGCAGACCGATCTTGGTCGTGGGCGACCCAAAACCTACGCAGCGCCACCTCTCTTAGCTAAAGAACGGGTCGCACACGACCAAAAATCAATCACGGCGATTTGGTTAGAACGCACTTCGCGTCGTGGGCGACCAAAACAATGCTCTTGTTATTGGTAATTTTGGGCGCTGGCGACGCGAAATATGCGGCAGCTAGTACCCCTTGAGTCCCCATTGCTCAGTCCTCAATTTGGTCGAAGGGGCCGGCTCTATTTTGTAGGAAGGGAAAACCGTGACGCTTGAACAGGTGACAATTCGACCCGCTGGGCTGGCAGAGCCACCGCAAAGCGCACAAGAAGGGACGGTGTCTTTATGGGGCACTCACCAGTGAGGCGCGGCGAACATCAGCAAAGACAAGGGCAGGAGGCCAATTAACTATGTGAACATGCAGTGAAAAAAAAGTGAGTTGACGCTAACTGCAAATTACAAATAGGATTGCCACATCTTTCGCCCTCTGGGCAAAGCGTGGCTGCCTAAAGAGGCTGCTCCATTTCGAGTGGGAAAATGTGGGCTGTGCAATCCAATGGAGCTGCACTGCAAGGCGTCCCTCCAGCATCACATCACGAGCCAAGGCTCGCATCTCCGGATCAAATGTGGTCCGCGTCTCAAATCACGATCGCAAATCTGCGTGCGCCGCGGCATTCGTAGTCGAGTTGAATGCCGGGCTTTGTCCCGAGCTAAAACGCTGTGCCATGGCCGAGTAGGACAGTGGCAAAGCTAGGCAGTAAATGGTTGCTTTCCAGCCCTCAGTTGAATCTGGGTAAGCCTTTGTGGGCCAAGCGCTGGGCGAAGAAAGCGAAGTGCGGTGATAGCTATTGTGAAGAAGTTGAGCGAGCGAAGTGGTCGGCTGTCTGAATGACAGCATCGACGTGGGCCCAGTCAAATTGCGATCGGCTTGCGTAGGTGGAGGCCATCAGACCCCGTGTGGGGGCCAGCTCCAAATCAGTGAGGCCGCACGCGGCCGACCGCGATCACCCACGGATTGGGTGGAAACTCCTAAGGCGCATTGAATCAAGTGCGACTCAGGCTGTGGCCGATAGGGGCTTGGCAAGGGTGAGTCTTCATGCTTACGCATACACTTTCCACACACGCTGATGACACTGATCAGTAGAGATAAACAGAGCAACGGCAAGACGTTATGAAAGTCATACACAGAAGAAGAACGACTCGTGAGCTCCAGCCTGGTGCCATTGATGACGTCAATGGCCTTCGAGCCTCCGTACTGGCGTTGATCAAACTGGAGTCACCAAGAAGCATCAAGAAAGCCAAGGATGTAAGTGGAATCCGCCAAAGACAGCGCGAAGAGATGGCGTTAGCGATTTGCGATGATTTGCTTGCCGGCGGCTTTGCCATTCGATCAATCAGAGGGCTGGGTAGTCGGCACGTTTGTTACTTGTTCAAGACGTGGTACGACCAGAGGCAATCGCTTGGCACGCTGCAGAACAAGCGAACCGTACTAAAGTGGTTGGCGGACCTATCAGGCAAGCATGGACTGGTTGAGCCACTTGATAAGTATCTGCCTAGCGGAGTGCCAACGAAGCGATCCCTCGTCGCGAAGCTGGATAAGTCATGGGCCGCAGCGGATGTTGATGTCGACGAGATCATCGCGACAGTTGGTCAGAGCTATCCATGGGCCGCTACTCTACTCAAGCTCGTCCGCGCGTTTGGATTGCGGCGATCCGAAGCGGTGTGCTTTCGTCCTTGCATCGCCCTCACCATCCGCGATGGCGTCCAAGTTGTTTGGCTTAGGAAGCGTGGGTGGGGAACAAAGGGTGGTCGAGAGCGCTTTGTTCCTATCCTGTCGCAAAGCCAGATTGATGTGATCGAGGAAGCAAAGTCTTACTGCGATAGTGAGTCAGCAGCAGTAATGTCCCGCTTCGGGCTTTCAAAGAAAGCCGCGATCATGAAATTCAAGTGGGTAGTAGAGCAGGCCGGGATCACCAAGAAGTCCAAAGGGGTGACATTGCATGGGCTCCGGCACCAGTACTACCACGAGCGAATCCTGGCAGTCGACGGAGGGATGGAAAGCCCTATCAAGCTCACTGAGAAGATGCTGGAGATCAACCAGATTCTCGATGAGGCGTTGGAGTCCGAACGATCGCGCCTGGTTGAACTGATCCACTATGTGAAGCGGACGCGTTGGGCGACTTTCAATCCGTGGGACTTGGAAGATCTGGAACGGCTGACTAAGACGCGGAAGGAAATCAGCGAAGAGTTGGGCCATGATCGGGTTGAGATCACAACCGCCTACGCGGGGAGCTACGCGACTTTGTGCCACCTGTTGAGAAAGTGGTCGACGGTGATCCGTACTGAGTTGTCGGACAAGTCTATGAGTGACCTGGCTGCCCTTAGATATGTGAAGCCGGTTGAAGATGAAGGTTCGCTCGCAACTGGCGAAGAAGGCGCCTGGGACGATTAGTCAAGAAAACACGAACCGAGCAAGTTAGTGACGTCTGGATCAACTCGTCCGCCAAGATGGGCATAAAACGAGGATTCAAATTCATCTTCGTACTGCTGGAAGTTAGAAAGATCTGCCACGGTTCCGTACTTTGCGATAGATTCACGACGGGCTGACACGGCTTTGGCTGCAGGCATAAATACAACCGGCTTTGCCACCACAGTTGCACGGCGCTCCAGCGCATTGAACCGCACTTCGGCTGCCCGGGTGAAACCGGTCGAAGCGGCGTACATGGCGGGTTGGCACGAACGAACAAGGGTTTCGTTGCGGCGACCAAACAGAGCGACGCGAGCGAACATGGCGGTGATCTTTGTTATGTGTGTTGCTATACACATTGTATCCCGCCCGTGCGCTAACCAAAGGGCACAGCGATAGCCCTTGAAGCATAGCTTTCTTGCCAAGCGTTCCAAAAGAGATCAGATCAGGTGAGGCGTCTTTTGGACTTGCCCCTGTATCTTTGGACGGGCTCAAGCCGAAACATCCAGCTGCTGGGCCGACTGCCGACACTCAAGGCTGCTTCAGGCTGTAAGCGGTCAGACGAAGATCGCGGGTAAAGGGCAGAGGTCGACCCATAGCGGAACTTCATTGCCAAGAGGGGTATGTGGTCCGGTTTGCGCGCAAGCAGACATTCAAACGACGGCTTTATGGCTGTGGGCACTGGACTTCCGGCGAACGTGGCGCCCGCGGCGGGTCAATGGCCCCGGGCGCCATCGCTCAAAGCAGGTCGAACGGACTCTTTACGGTACGAACCGCCGCCTCGACATGGGTGTAGATCATCGTCGTCTGCAGATTGCGGTGTCCAAGCAGCAACTGGATGGTACGAATGTCGGTGCCTGCAGCAAGCAAATGGGTTGCAAACGAGTGGCGAAGCGTGTGAACGCTGACATGCTTGTTGACCTGAGCTTTTCTCACCGCGGCCTTAAATGCTCTCTGGATCGTTGAAGGGGATGCGTGCCAGCGCACCAGACGGTCGCTATCGCCCCAGGGACGTACGGCAGCGGACGGAAACACGAACTGCCACGCGAAGGATCCCGCCGCAGTCGGA encodes:
- a CDS encoding integrase domain-containing protein, encoding MKVIHRRRTTRELQPGAIDDVNGLRASVLALIKLESPRSIKKAKDVSGIRQRQREEMALAICDDLLAGGFAIRSIRGLGSRHVCYLFKTWYDQRQSLGTLQNKRTVLKWLADLSGKHGLVEPLDKYLPSGVPTKRSLVAKLDKSWAAADVDVDEIIATVGQSYPWAATLLKLVRAFGLRRSEAVCFRPCIALTIRDGVQVVWLRKRGWGTKGGRERFVPILSQSQIDVIEEAKSYCDSESAAVMSRFGLSKKAAIMKFKWVVEQAGITKKSKGVTLHGLRHQYYHERILAVDGGMESPIKLTEKMLEINQILDEALESERSRLVELIHYVKRTRWATFNPWDLEDLERLTKTRKEISEELGHDRVEITTAYAGSYATLCHLLRKWSTVIRTELSDKSMSDLAALRYVKPVEDEGSLATGEEGAWDD